A region of Paenibacillus sp. JNUCC-31 DNA encodes the following proteins:
- a CDS encoding PhoH family protein — MKKIFVLDTNVLLHDPNAIFAFEEHEVIIPAVVLEEIDSKKRNADEIGRNARNVSRLLDGLRELGHLHSGVPLANGGNLKVELNHRSFVKVQEMFGEVSNDNRILAVALNYQIEENEKEIVERQVVLVSKDVLVRIKADVLGLFTQDYLSDRTAGLSELYPGYTALKVHPSVIDEFYTYRFLPIKPLQLSYSLYPNEFVILKDEMGTNKSALLKVNTEGTKLEPLFLSNDNVWGIGARNAQQRMALELLLNDDIPLVTITGKAGTGKTLLALAAGLLKVEDDHKYKKLLIARPVVPMGKDIGYLPGEKEEKLRPWMQPIYDNLEFLFDTKKAGDIDKILMGLGSIQVEALTYIRGRSIPGQFIIIDEAQNLSRHEVKTIVSRVGEGSKIILMGDPEQIDHPYLDSASNGLTYIVERFKQEGISGHIMLEKGERSKLAQLAADLL, encoded by the coding sequence ATGAAAAAGATTTTTGTATTGGATACCAACGTGCTTCTGCATGACCCCAATGCCATATTTGCCTTTGAAGAACATGAGGTAATCATTCCCGCGGTTGTACTGGAGGAGATCGACTCCAAAAAAAGGAATGCCGATGAAATTGGCCGGAATGCCCGTAATGTATCGAGACTTCTTGATGGATTGCGTGAATTAGGACATTTGCACAGTGGTGTACCTTTGGCTAATGGAGGCAATCTGAAAGTGGAACTGAATCATCGCAGCTTTGTGAAAGTTCAGGAAATGTTTGGTGAGGTATCGAATGATAATCGAATTTTGGCCGTGGCCTTAAATTATCAAATTGAGGAAAATGAAAAAGAGATCGTTGAACGTCAGGTTGTACTGGTCAGCAAGGATGTACTTGTTCGTATCAAAGCGGATGTACTTGGGCTGTTTACGCAGGATTACTTATCAGATCGGACCGCAGGACTGAGTGAGTTGTACCCGGGCTATACGGCCCTGAAAGTCCACCCTTCGGTTATTGATGAGTTTTACACATATCGTTTTCTGCCAATCAAACCATTACAGTTGTCTTATTCACTTTACCCGAATGAATTTGTAATTCTCAAGGATGAGATGGGAACTAATAAATCGGCTTTGCTCAAAGTGAATACAGAGGGGACGAAACTGGAGCCGCTTTTCCTGAGCAATGATAATGTGTGGGGCATTGGCGCACGTAATGCGCAACAGCGAATGGCCCTGGAGCTGCTGCTGAATGATGATATTCCCCTTGTTACGATTACAGGAAAGGCGGGAACAGGGAAAACTTTGCTGGCGCTTGCTGCAGGTTTGCTTAAGGTGGAGGATGATCACAAGTACAAAAAATTATTGATCGCCCGTCCTGTCGTTCCGATGGGAAAAGATATTGGTTATCTTCCTGGGGAGAAGGAAGAAAAACTCCGACCGTGGATGCAACCGATTTATGATAATCTGGAATTTTTGTTTGATACCAAAAAAGCAGGCGACATTGATAAAATTTTGATGGGGCTTGGCAGTATTCAGGTTGAAGCCTTGACCTATATTCGTGGACGGTCCATTCCAGGACAGTTCATCATTATTGATGAAGCCCAAAACCTGTCTCGTCATGAAGTGAAGACCATTGTATCAAGGGTCGGTGAGGGCAGTAAAATTATTCTGATGGGTGACCCTGAGCAAATTGACCATCCTTACCTGGATTCAGCAAGTAATGGTCTGACGTATATTGTGGAGCGATTCAAGCAGGAGGGAATCAGCGGACACATTATGCTGGAAAAAGGAGAACGCTCCAAATTGGCTCAGCTTGCAGCGGATTTATTGTAA
- a CDS encoding YhcN/YlaJ family sporulation lipoprotein: MKIWVCTLLMIFILTGCNTTRNASPNQGTHAKGYGGNVTTRQDQRKGSHMLNTQADRMHPSAVDHLTENTGEVHEKNVMDNTQAGRMPNEKRVTHLKTLAKQVEGVKDANCVILGNTAVVGIDVDGELERAQVGTIKYAVAEALRKDPEGLDSIVTADADVTERIKEVGEHIRQGHPISGFASELADMVGRIIPQLPKDVKVRQNPDEHKQQMQQLHSSDKRQQKAQ; encoded by the coding sequence ATGAAAATATGGGTGTGCACGCTGCTTATGATCTTTATACTTACAGGCTGCAACACAACTCGTAACGCTTCGCCGAATCAGGGGACACATGCGAAAGGATACGGAGGAAATGTAACAACTCGGCAAGATCAACGGAAAGGATCTCACATGCTCAATACACAGGCAGATCGGATGCACCCTTCTGCTGTGGACCACCTGACCGAAAATACAGGTGAGGTTCATGAGAAAAACGTCATGGACAACACCCAGGCTGGGCGGATGCCAAACGAAAAAAGGGTCACCCACCTCAAAACACTTGCCAAGCAAGTGGAAGGTGTCAAAGATGCCAACTGTGTCATCCTTGGCAATACAGCCGTCGTTGGCATTGATGTGGATGGTGAACTGGAACGTGCACAAGTCGGTACGATCAAATATGCTGTAGCCGAAGCCCTTCGCAAAGATCCGGAAGGTTTGGATTCCATTGTAACCGCAGATGCCGATGTTACCGAACGTATTAAGGAAGTTGGTGAACATATTCGTCAAGGACACCCGATATCCGGCTTTGCTTCAGAGCTCGCCGACATGGTGGGACGAATTATCCCTCAACTGCCGAAAGATGTCAAAGTCCGTCAAAATCCAGATGAACATAAGCAACAAATGCAGCAGCTGCATTCATCTGACAAAAGACAACAAAAAGCCCAGTGA
- a CDS encoding pyridoxamine 5'-phosphate oxidase family protein, producing the protein MSEAVTQLTESLLQQFKNETFVLLSTVDIESGGPTSTAISWIYAENASTLRVAIDHRSRLVNNMIENPAITVTIFGEEMVYAVNGRASVRQNPLQDVPFNMCCFDISIEAVRNALFYGAQLSSVPQYVKIYDQRAAEKLDEQVFTAMKKA; encoded by the coding sequence ATGTCCGAAGCCGTCACACAATTGACTGAATCTCTTCTACAGCAATTCAAGAACGAAACATTTGTGCTCCTGAGCACCGTGGACATTGAATCTGGAGGTCCGACATCAACGGCAATCTCCTGGATCTATGCGGAGAATGCTTCCACCCTTCGTGTGGCGATTGATCATCGTTCACGTCTCGTGAACAATATGATTGAGAATCCGGCTATTACCGTCACCATATTTGGAGAAGAAATGGTGTATGCTGTAAACGGACGTGCTTCGGTACGACAAAATCCGTTACAGGATGTTCCCTTTAACATGTGCTGCTTCGACATTTCCATTGAGGCGGTAAGGAATGCCCTTTTTTATGGAGCCCAACTGTCCTCTGTGCCGCAATATGTCAAAATATATGATCAGCGTGCTGCTGAGAAATTAGATGAGCAGGTGTTTACTGCCATGAAAAAAGCCTAG
- a CDS encoding LCP family protein has translation MNSNSNGLPPRRQAPASSGASGSKNGKGKQPKKKKRMRTFGRLVLSLLAIAILVGGGYIYWVYNQVADTGIDKPVPPGMSAKTKPITMLLLGTDNRPETGTYLSDVVMVAALNPETKSATIVSLPRDTRIQLDGYKANKLNSYYPKFKAQEKTSGKNAEDQMKEMMGKYLDVDINYTTVLNFQAFRDAVNAVGGVDVTVDKNMCYKDTADGTDINLVTGAQHLDGKEALDFVRYRKSNCNPKTAESNDFDRNKRQNQVLNSMLDQLKSLGGVTKISKVIGAVDKNMTTDVESEQMKNFIATYWNISKSDVHYTPVTGEWRSPYVYINETELANAKQALQDTLSGKVTTSPSAE, from the coding sequence ATGAACTCAAATTCGAATGGACTGCCTCCACGGAGACAGGCACCTGCTTCATCCGGTGCTTCTGGATCGAAGAATGGAAAGGGTAAGCAACCAAAGAAGAAGAAACGGATGCGAACCTTTGGCAGACTGGTTTTAAGTTTATTGGCTATTGCTATTTTGGTAGGCGGGGGATATATCTATTGGGTATATAATCAGGTAGCTGATACAGGCATCGACAAGCCGGTACCACCTGGTATGTCAGCCAAAACCAAACCCATTACGATGTTGTTGCTAGGTACAGATAACCGTCCTGAAACAGGCACGTATCTCTCCGATGTGGTCATGGTAGCTGCACTGAATCCGGAAACCAAGTCGGCAACTATAGTATCATTACCTCGGGATACACGTATTCAGCTGGATGGGTACAAGGCGAATAAATTGAACTCTTATTATCCAAAATTTAAAGCGCAGGAAAAAACCTCTGGCAAGAATGCAGAAGATCAAATGAAAGAAATGATGGGTAAATATCTGGATGTGGATATCAACTATACCACCGTTCTGAATTTCCAGGCATTTCGTGATGCTGTCAATGCCGTAGGTGGCGTGGATGTGACCGTGGACAAAAACATGTGTTACAAAGATACAGCCGATGGCACGGATATTAATCTGGTGACCGGAGCGCAGCATCTGGATGGCAAAGAAGCACTCGATTTCGTTCGTTACCGTAAATCGAACTGTAATCCGAAAACAGCCGAGTCCAATGACTTTGACCGCAACAAACGTCAGAACCAAGTGCTGAATTCCATGCTGGATCAGTTGAAATCACTGGGCGGTGTTACGAAGATTAGCAAAGTGATTGGCGCGGTTGATAAAAATATGACGACAGACGTTGAATCGGAGCAGATGAAAAACTTTATTGCTACTTACTGGAATATTTCCAAATCGGATGTACATTACACACCAGTAACCGGAGAGTGGAGAAGTCCATATGTATATATCAACGAAACGGAATTGGCTAACGCCAAGCAGGCGTTGCAGGATACCCTATCAGGTAAAGTAACAACTTCTCCATCAGCGGAGTAA
- a CDS encoding YlaH-like family protein has translation MQAWFASNPIVAYIVIFVLITYVYNKVFRVRQKLPLGKEIVLYVLMAMGTFMLLIFQIDKLPIIQCLLVAVGLMLLVRVRYFIEGRQKKKAEAAARNS, from the coding sequence ATGCAAGCATGGTTCGCATCAAACCCGATCGTAGCCTACATCGTCATCTTTGTATTGATTACTTACGTATATAACAAGGTGTTTCGGGTACGTCAGAAATTGCCGCTTGGTAAGGAAATCGTTCTCTATGTATTGATGGCGATGGGCACATTCATGCTTCTTATTTTTCAGATCGACAAACTGCCCATCATTCAATGTTTGTTGGTCGCTGTCGGTTTGATGCTGTTAGTGCGAGTGCGCTATTTCATTGAAGGTCGTCAAAAGAAAAAGGCAGAAGCTGCCGCTCGAAACTCATAA
- the typA gene encoding translational GTPase TypA: protein MHSREHIRNIAIIAHVDHGKTTLVDKLLQQSGTFRDHETVQERAMDSNDLERERGITILAKNTAITYKDYLINIVDTPGHADFGGEVERIMKMVDGVLLVVDAYEGCMPQTKFVLRKALEHNLTPIVVVNKIDRPAARPSEVIDEVLDLFIELGANDQQLEFPVVYASALNGTSSMEDDPAKQDDNMMAIYNTIVSHIPHPTENVEEPLQFLVTLMDYNEYLGRIAIGRVNRGVIRQGQSVTVIMRDGKSKTARIEKLFGFQGLKRVETEEAGAGDIVAIAGIKDINIGETIADPNQPEALPVLKIDEPTLQMTFLVNNSPFAGREGKWVTSRKLRERLFKELETDVSLRVDETESPDAFIVSGRGELHLGILIENMRREGYELQVSKPEVIIKEVDGKKMEPVERLLIDIPEESMGSVMESLGARKAEMVNMINTGSGQVRLEFLIPARGLIGYSTNFLTLTRGYGVMNHAFDSYAPVVSGQVGGRHQGVLISTETGTSTFYGMMGVEDRGTLFLEPGTEIYEGMIVGEHTRDNDIVVNICKEKQLTNVRSSGKDDTVKIKTPIIFSLEQALEYLNEDEYCEITPKSIRLRKKILNKSERERAEKQRKMASKA, encoded by the coding sequence ATGCATTCAAGAGAACACATTCGCAATATTGCGATTATTGCCCACGTCGACCACGGGAAAACAACACTCGTCGACAAGTTGCTCCAGCAATCCGGTACTTTCCGTGATCACGAAACGGTACAGGAGCGCGCAATGGACTCCAACGATTTGGAGCGTGAACGCGGTATTACGATTCTGGCCAAAAACACAGCTATTACCTATAAAGATTACCTGATCAATATCGTGGATACACCAGGACACGCCGACTTTGGTGGTGAAGTGGAACGTATCATGAAAATGGTTGACGGTGTATTGCTCGTTGTTGATGCTTACGAGGGCTGCATGCCGCAAACGAAATTCGTATTGCGTAAAGCATTGGAGCACAACCTGACACCAATCGTTGTCGTAAACAAAATTGATCGTCCAGCGGCTCGTCCGTCTGAGGTTATTGATGAAGTATTGGACCTGTTCATTGAACTGGGCGCCAACGATCAACAACTTGAATTCCCTGTTGTGTACGCTTCCGCATTGAACGGAACATCCAGCATGGAAGATGACCCTGCGAAACAAGATGACAACATGATGGCGATCTACAATACCATCGTCAGCCACATCCCACACCCTACTGAGAATGTTGAAGAACCACTTCAATTCCTCGTTACTTTGATGGACTACAATGAATACCTTGGCCGTATTGCGATCGGTCGTGTAAACCGCGGTGTAATCCGTCAAGGACAATCCGTTACGGTTATTATGCGAGATGGCAAAAGCAAAACCGCTCGTATCGAGAAACTGTTTGGTTTCCAAGGTCTCAAACGTGTTGAGACAGAAGAAGCAGGAGCAGGCGATATCGTTGCCATTGCAGGGATCAAGGACATCAACATTGGTGAAACCATCGCTGACCCTAACCAACCTGAAGCTTTGCCAGTTCTGAAAATTGATGAGCCTACATTGCAAATGACGTTCCTCGTGAACAACAGTCCATTCGCAGGCCGTGAAGGTAAATGGGTAACTTCCCGTAAACTTCGTGAGCGTTTGTTCAAAGAGCTGGAAACAGACGTTTCCCTTCGTGTTGACGAAACGGAAAGCCCGGATGCATTTATCGTTTCCGGACGTGGTGAGCTTCACTTGGGTATCCTGATTGAAAATATGCGTCGTGAAGGATATGAGCTTCAAGTATCCAAACCAGAAGTTATCATCAAAGAAGTTGACGGTAAGAAAATGGAACCTGTTGAGCGCTTGTTGATTGATATCCCTGAAGAGAGCATGGGTTCCGTAATGGAGAGCCTGGGCGCACGTAAAGCAGAGATGGTTAACATGATCAACACAGGTAGCGGTCAAGTACGTCTGGAGTTCCTGATTCCTGCACGTGGTCTGATTGGATACAGCACCAACTTCCTGACATTGACTCGTGGTTATGGCGTAATGAACCATGCATTTGACAGCTACGCTCCAGTAGTATCCGGTCAAGTGGGTGGACGTCACCAAGGTGTACTGATCTCAACTGAAACGGGTACATCTACGTTCTATGGAATGATGGGCGTTGAGGATCGTGGTACGCTCTTCCTGGAGCCTGGAACAGAAATTTACGAAGGTATGATCGTTGGTGAGCATACACGAGACAATGATATCGTTGTCAACATCTGCAAAGAAAAACAACTGACTAACGTTCGTTCTTCCGGTAAAGATGACACGGTTAAAATTAAAACTCCGATTATCTTCTCGTTGGAACAGGCGCTTGAATATCTGAATGAAGATGAATATTGTGAGATTACACCGAAATCTATTCGTCTTCGTAAGAAGATCCTGAACAAATCCGAGCGTGAACGTGCAGAGAAACAACGTAAAATGGCTTCTAAAGCCTAA
- a CDS encoding TerC family protein — MDTLWLLTEILMINLVLSGDNAVVIALASKDLPARQRKKAVWWGAFGAVVLRCVLTFAAVLLLGIPFIQAAGGLLLLWIAVKLLLQNEDEVHIREASTTWKAIQTILIADFVMSLDNVLAIAALADGDLALTVIGIAISIPIVVWGSGLIVGLLKRFPILVFAGSGILAFTAGEMVMNDPKLGQWLGGMAAEAHTLLPAAMACLVIAVGGAHKFVRRNM, encoded by the coding sequence ATGGATACGCTATGGCTGTTGACCGAAATCTTAATGATCAATCTGGTTCTAAGTGGAGATAATGCGGTTGTCATCGCACTAGCAAGCAAGGATTTACCAGCACGACAGCGCAAGAAAGCGGTGTGGTGGGGGGCATTTGGCGCGGTTGTCTTGCGTTGTGTATTAACCTTTGCAGCCGTTTTGTTGTTGGGTATTCCTTTTATCCAGGCGGCAGGCGGGCTGCTGCTGCTCTGGATTGCCGTTAAGCTTCTGCTTCAAAATGAAGATGAAGTACATATTCGGGAAGCTTCTACGACCTGGAAAGCCATTCAAACGATTTTGATTGCTGACTTTGTCATGAGTCTGGATAACGTTCTCGCAATTGCTGCTCTAGCGGATGGGGATCTCGCATTGACGGTGATTGGTATCGCCATAAGTATTCCGATTGTGGTATGGGGCAGCGGGTTAATTGTCGGTTTGTTGAAACGATTCCCGATTCTGGTGTTCGCAGGTTCGGGTATTCTGGCCTTCACAGCAGGTGAGATGGTGATGAATGATCCGAAGCTGGGACAGTGGCTTGGCGGCATGGCTGCTGAGGCGCACACCTTGTTACCTGCCGCTATGGCCTGTCTTGTGATCGCGGTTGGGGGAGCGCACAAGTTTGTTCGTCGAAATATGTAG
- a CDS encoding TerC family protein: MELFSPAFWLALLNVVFIDLILAGDNAIVIGLAARNLHPSVQKRAILYGTGGALLIRIVATVIVLWLLKVPWLLLVGGLLLIWIAYKLLADQGEEHSDIKAGSSLWVAVRTIVIADAAMGLDNVIAVAGAAQQHLVLVILGLLISVPIIVWGSTLFIKLINRFPWIIYLGAIVLGYTASNMITEEHRLVPFFTEHPALRILFIVLVTAGVVFAGYRKRANSNKPGGERQHSYS, encoded by the coding sequence ATGGAGCTGTTTAGCCCCGCTTTTTGGCTGGCGTTGTTGAACGTTGTATTTATTGATCTAATTCTGGCTGGCGATAATGCCATCGTGATTGGTCTCGCAGCTCGAAATTTGCACCCCTCTGTGCAGAAAAGGGCCATTCTCTACGGAACAGGCGGCGCACTATTGATACGTATTGTGGCCACCGTAATTGTGTTATGGCTGCTGAAAGTGCCTTGGTTGCTTCTTGTGGGGGGATTACTTCTGATCTGGATCGCTTACAAGCTATTGGCAGATCAAGGAGAGGAACATTCGGACATCAAGGCAGGCAGCTCTCTCTGGGTAGCCGTGCGAACAATTGTAATCGCAGATGCAGCCATGGGTCTAGATAATGTTATTGCCGTTGCTGGAGCTGCACAGCAGCATTTGGTACTTGTCATACTTGGACTCCTGATCAGTGTGCCAATTATTGTTTGGGGCAGCACGTTGTTTATCAAATTAATCAACCGTTTCCCTTGGATCATTTACCTTGGCGCCATCGTTCTGGGTTATACGGCTTCCAACATGATTACAGAGGAGCACCGTCTCGTGCCTTTCTTTACCGAACATCCGGCATTGCGGATCTTGTTTATTGTTCTGGTTACGGCTGGTGTTGTGTTTGCCGGATATCGCAAACGCGCAAATAGCAATAAGCCAGGCGGGGAGCGTCAACACTCCTATTCATAA